In Hevea brasiliensis isolate MT/VB/25A 57/8 chromosome 13, ASM3005281v1, whole genome shotgun sequence, a single genomic region encodes these proteins:
- the LOC110639688 gene encoding probable LRR receptor-like serine/threonine-protein kinase At2g24230 → MDFGFFGSILVLSMFFKPLTCQQPNTDAFFVSEFLKKMNFTSSPLYNFSAPVCLWEGVFCDAKENVLRLVASGYGLSGSIPDTTIGKLTKLHTLDLSNNKITALPSDLWSLSSLTTLNLSSNQISGPLSNNIDNFGLLETFDLSSNSFSGEIPAVISSLSRLRVLKLDRNGFQGSIPLGILSCQSLTYVDISLNKLNGSLPDGFGAAFPELKTLNLAGNKIEGRDSDFSQMKSITSLNISGNLFHGSVMGVFLEKLEVIDLSRNQFQGHVSQVQFNCSYNWSHLIYLDLSENQLSGDIFPYLNQAQNLKYLNLAFNRFARQEFPRIDMLRDVEYLNLSKTSLIGHIPGEIAQLNNLRTLDLSENYLTGQIPLLPTKNLQVLDVSHNNLSGHIPVPLLQKLQWMERFNLSYNNLTLCASEFSSETSQKQFYGSLNSCPVAANPGLFKRKATQQKGLKLALALALSMFSLLVGLLFLAISCRRKSRMWALKQTSYKEEQNISGPFSFQTDSTTWVADVKQATSVPVVIFEKPLLNITFADLLSATSSFDRGTLLAEGKFGPVYRGFLPGGIHVAVKVLVHGSTLTDEEAARELEYLGRVKHPNLVPLTGYCIAGDQRIAIYDYMENGNLQNLLHDLPLGVLTTEDWSMDTWEEHDNNGIQNVGSEGLLTTWRFRHKISLATARALAFLHHGCSPPLIHRDVKASSVYLDYNLEPRLSDFGLAKVFGNGLHEEIARGSPGYVPPEFSDPENNCPTPKSDVYCFGVVLFELITGKKPVGDDYPGEKDATLVSWARGLVRKNQGPSAIDSKIRDTGPEHEMEEALKIAYLCTADIPSKRPSMQQIVGLLKDIESAVHQ, encoded by the coding sequence ATGGATTTTGGTTTCTTTGGTTCTATCTTGGTTCTTTCAATGTTCTTCAAGCCTTTAACTTGTCAACAGCCCAATACAGATGCTTTCTTTGTCTCTGAGTTTTTGAAGAAGATGAACTTCACCTCTTCACCACTCTACAATTTCTCTGCTCCTGTTTGTTTGTGGGAAGGAGTGTTCTGTGATGCCAAAGAAAATGTTTTGCGGTTAGTAGCTTCTGGTTATGGTCTCTCTGGTTCCATTCCTGATACCACCATTGGCAAGCTAACCAAGCTCCATACTTTGGATCTTAGCAACAACAAAATCACTGCTTTGCCTTCAGATTTGTGGAGTTTGAGCTCTCTTACGACCCTCAATCTCTCTTCCAACCAGATTTCCGGGCCCCTGTCCAACAACATTGATAATTTTGGTCTGCTCGAAACATTTGATCTGTCAAGTAACAGTTTTAGTGGAGAAATTCCTGCAGTAATAAGCTCCCTTTCAAGGTTGAGAGTTCTAAAGCTGGACAGAAATGGGTTTCAAGGAAGCATTCCATTGGGAATTCTAAGTTGCCAGTCACTGACTTACGTTGATATTTCCTTGAACAAACTGAATGGCTCCTTGCCAGATGGTTTTGGTGCTGCATTTCCTGAACTCAAAACATTAAACCTTGCAGGAAACAAGATCGAAGGGCGGGACTCTGATTTTTCACAAATGAAATCCATCACTAGTCTCAATATCTCTGGGAATTTGTTTCATGGTTCAGTTATGGGTGTGTTTCTGGAAAAATTGGAGGTGATAGACCTGAGCAGGAACCAGTTTCAAGGTCATGTTTCTCAGGTACAATTCAATTGTAGCTACAATTggtctcatttgatttatttggacttGTCTGAGAATCAACTTAGTGGAGATATTTTCCCCTATCTAAATCAAGCCCAGAATCTCAAATACCTTAATCTTGCGTTCAATAGATTTGCTAGGCAGGAATTCCCACGAATTGATATGCTTCGGGATGTAGAATATCTCAATTTGTCTAAAACTAGTCTCATTGGCCATATTCCTGGTGAAATTGCACAATTGAATAATCTGCGAACACTTGATCTGTCTGAGAACTATCTCACTGGCCAAATTCCTTTATTACCTACCAAAAACCTCCAAGTTCTTGATGTTTCACACAACAATTTGAGTGGACATATCCCAGTTCCCCTCTTACAAAAACTCCAATGGATGGAAAGATTCAACCTCTCTTACAACAACTTGACCCTTTGTGCTTCTGAATTTTCCTCTGAAACCTCCCAAAAACAATTCTATGGATCATTAAACAGCTGCCCAGTTGCAGCAAATCCAGGCCTCTTTAAAAGAAAAGCTACCCAACAAAAGGGATTAAAACTAGCTCTTGCCTTAGCCCTCTCAATGTTCAGCTTGCTCGTTGGGCTACTATTTCTAGCTATCAGTTGCAGAAGGAAATCTAGGATGTGGGCACTAAAACAAACATCGTACAAAGAAGAACAAAATATTTCAGGCCCATTCTCATTCCAGACTGATTCAACCACATGGGTTGCTGATGTTAAGCAGGCAACATCAGTCCCTGTAGTGATTTTTGAGAAGCCATTGCTGAATATCACTTTTGCAGACCTCTTATCTGCAACTTCAAGTTTTGACAGAGGCACCCTTTTGGCCGAAGGGAAGTTTGGGCCTGTTTACAGGGGATTTCTTCCTGGTGGAATTCATGTTGCTGTTAAAGTTTTAGTCCACGGATCTACATTGACAGACGAAGAAGCTGCGAGAGAGCTTGAGTATCTTGGTCGAGTTAAGCATCCCAATCTTGTTCCACTGACTGGATATTGCATAGCAGGAGATCAAAGAATTGCTATCTATGATTACATGGAGAATGGGAACTTGCAGAATTTACTCCATGACTTGCCACTTGGTGTCCTAACGACTGAAGATTGGAGCATGGACACATGGGAAGAACATGATAATAATGGCATTCAAAATGTTGGCTCTGAAGGGTTATTAACAACCTGGAGATTCCGACACAAAATTTCTCTCGCCACTGCTCGTGCATTGGCATTTCTTCATCATGGTTGCTCACCCCCACTTATTCATAGAGACGTCAAAGCAAGCAGTGTTTACCTGGATTATAACCTGGAGCCAAGATTATCTGATTTTGGACTGGCCAAGGTCTTTGGCAATGGTTTACATGAGGAGATTGCTCGTGGCTCACCTGGTTATGTTCCTCCTGAGTTTTCTGATCCAGAAAACAACTGCCCAACACCAAAATCTGATGTTTATTGCTTTGGGGTTGTTTTGTTTGAGCTAATTACAGGGAAAAAACCAGTAGGAGATGATTATCCTGGAGAGAAAGATGCAACTTTGGTGAGTTGGGCTAGAGGATTGGTAAGGAAGAACCAAGGGCCAAGTGCTATTGATTCAAAAATCCGTGATACTGGACCAGAACATGAAATGGAGGAGGCCCTCAAGATAGCATATCTGTGCACAGCAGACATCCCCTCGAAGCGTCCAAGCATGCAGCAGATAGTTGGACTTCTTAAAGATATTGAATCTGCGGTTCATCAATGA